The Corallococcus exiguus genome includes a window with the following:
- a CDS encoding sigma-54-dependent transcriptional regulator → MPGRILIVEDEREMRAMVEKGLQRRGFQPVAVAAADEALQKLAAEDFDTVLTDLRMPGMDGLALCERIVLNRPDIPVVVVTAFGSLETAVAAIRAGAYDFITKPIDLDALVLVLERAVQHRALRAEVRRLRQALDQRQDDGALVGESPALKQAYALIDRVADVDATVLITGESGTGKEVAARALHARGRRKEGPFVAINCAAMPEQLLESELFGHAKGAFTDAKASRTGLFVKANGGTLFLDEVGELPMTLQPKLLRALQERVVRPVGGDTETPFDARIVAATNRDLELAVEENRFREDLYYRLNVIGLELPPLRARGNDVLLLSQRFVEQFATRTGKKVVGLSPAAAQRLLSYGWPGNVRELQNCIERAVALTSFEQLTVDDLPERIRNYSTPRVVPENTDPSELVTLEELERRYIHRVLEAVGGSRTLAARILGVDRKTLYRKLERGDAELRESKEAREPREAKKP, encoded by the coding sequence ATGCCAGGCCGCATCCTGATTGTCGAAGACGAGCGCGAGATGCGCGCCATGGTGGAGAAGGGCCTCCAGCGCCGGGGCTTCCAGCCCGTGGCCGTGGCCGCCGCGGACGAGGCGCTCCAGAAGCTTGCCGCCGAGGACTTCGACACCGTCCTCACCGACCTGCGCATGCCGGGCATGGACGGTCTGGCGCTGTGCGAGCGCATCGTGCTCAACCGGCCGGACATCCCCGTGGTGGTGGTGACGGCCTTCGGCAGCCTGGAGACGGCGGTGGCCGCCATCCGCGCGGGCGCCTACGACTTCATCACCAAGCCCATCGACCTGGACGCCCTGGTGCTGGTGCTGGAGCGCGCCGTACAGCACCGCGCCCTGCGCGCGGAGGTGCGCCGGCTGCGCCAGGCCCTGGACCAACGCCAGGACGACGGCGCGCTCGTGGGAGAGAGCCCCGCGCTCAAGCAGGCGTACGCGCTCATCGACCGGGTGGCGGACGTGGACGCCACGGTGCTGATTACCGGAGAGAGCGGCACGGGCAAGGAGGTGGCCGCGCGCGCCCTCCACGCGCGAGGCCGGCGCAAGGAGGGGCCCTTCGTGGCCATCAACTGCGCGGCCATGCCGGAGCAGCTTTTGGAGAGCGAGCTGTTCGGCCACGCCAAGGGCGCCTTCACCGACGCGAAGGCCAGTCGCACGGGCCTGTTCGTGAAGGCGAATGGCGGCACGCTGTTCCTGGATGAAGTGGGCGAGCTGCCCATGACGCTCCAGCCGAAGCTGCTGCGCGCGCTGCAGGAGCGCGTGGTGCGCCCGGTGGGTGGGGACACGGAGACGCCCTTCGACGCGCGCATCGTCGCGGCGACCAACCGCGACCTGGAGCTGGCGGTGGAGGAGAACCGCTTCCGCGAGGACCTCTACTACCGGCTCAACGTCATTGGCCTGGAGCTGCCCCCGCTGCGCGCGCGCGGCAACGACGTGCTCCTCTTGTCGCAGCGCTTCGTGGAGCAGTTCGCGACCCGCACGGGCAAGAAGGTGGTGGGCCTGTCCCCCGCGGCGGCGCAGCGCCTGCTGTCCTACGGGTGGCCGGGCAACGTGCGCGAGTTGCAGAACTGCATCGAGCGCGCCGTGGCGCTCACGTCCTTCGAACAGCTCACGGTGGACGATTTGCCGGAGCGCATCCGCAACTACAGCACGCCGCGCGTGGTGCCGGAGAACACGGACCCGTCGGAGCTGGTGACGCTGGAGGAGCTGGAGCGCCGCTACATCCACCGCGTGCTGGAGGCGGTGGGCGGCAGCCGCACGCTCGCCGCGCGCATCCTGGGCGTGGACCGCAAGACGCTCTACCGGAAGCTGGAGCGCGGGGATGCCGAGCTCCGGGAGAGCAAGGAAGCCAGGGAGCCTCGCGAGGCGAAGAAGCCCTGA